From one Culex quinquefasciatus strain JHB chromosome 3, VPISU_Cqui_1.0_pri_paternal, whole genome shotgun sequence genomic stretch:
- the LOC6037763 gene encoding LOW QUALITY PROTEIN: uncharacterized protein LOC6037763 (The sequence of the model RefSeq protein was modified relative to this genomic sequence to represent the inferred CDS: inserted 2 bases in 2 codons) — MVEPGDTATLSMATPAAPLVRPNTLLPPEKEPVHFQINLIGAPPEVEQLIEHIKGVAEQFLYHWKTFPINLPTPLSVSPGGGVGNGGGGISGGGGNSGGGTGGMLIASGNNNNNNSTASSNRKSRPINLRDLFIAPPFDELDAVAADGSGEPRLLNNNQLRSLRERGLQKDKFGKPKKLNLEQLDSIQLTGEFEVPSLNFPGQMHRWRLSQLLQKGSERTGDSLLGDLAISARFLVITAMGRLFGNFFSVAHAARALLHGLIKLIDMIVGVPSLLAHNLDNKIKEERCRFLVAELVCRNEFEDCMDALCGYVRHQLRRATMEKFDVNCQQAQPVPYLYVTPKGQDIDLRLFSKDIMRKALPILVGILEKETRGWFLHFRERLIAELRERKMTDAEIEEEVNDAVMKEYLQRVYTSILSNSDLADLGDAVPQLLVQQAQSVVIMHKAVDKIQKELKKSRDEHKKQLQEQHPVLSRIAPWLRAKLEAGEQSKLSKITWGAHEEALKIAQKLNLHQTIYFLNRDMAFMKEREPVLLKELKNAKTPTRNFQWACRIWSPKAWIIRRSFQGHSEVIPTVITQQATSIVTPRSDPSQPVFLVEKELVRSTSTRWPMWRLLNLFQRTWTWTWNMMFLLGXIVPWCSPLGLRALFCVKPFMADLELSQVNGTLFPRKTSITQTMCSRLVELWRHISKARTHFETEPDTGFVGKGMTRHLNRLYNYFIKGFLGSLLILILFPLVCISISVSSIAFAIAAPLWMPFITVTLHLYMMLVYDLDCPDESRRNRYSIFLEAVVWNIITQGFLQPLLALMVATFICPLVSVVVLFIGVARYWIRLFWDSITFHLFIKKCGRVPASDSLAVRRIAGPGLLLDYYFSIKPEQALAAFEAKMELDELQAYQHSMETVICQPQKDFSQFVEACFGPFSAQLSKTVGPYRQLEREGQDLMTSLHEKLEKRRRDLQTGLTTAVKSRIKLNTMELKIVIQQSAYMLERFYPAHVIARLSISEDEFWDAKGLSVGDWAGLAGMLYADIFSLDFLTPLSETDTQFKLEPHTQLDLFRYTEMVQNTSDIMGINGPDLLGNVYAPXGNIQVHSPYLEVSAFNPRSRVMINSRRAEKRNDTSSCLTTPRVRARRSPIPMPKSHSSWKPWKRKQTKKHASDKLLIPLPIPHPVHIAISIYNRDSDHPIPIESDICWDILRSIEECQGDLEALVRFREAGVDGNRSVGISVDGLAAIDSSIDSLDSGSSNSGTKDSMDMIAGASETLPCTNREVTIIMPSNANGDELDNGVEDGKSTDEGDEDGPTAPTHFHWTLRNWGGGNGAQSVAAARRRNTSYTYSTSGTSGGPGNINSASTISQNDTQLEQIRVDLASPEDISLDTDSSRAVFSAAYGTTV, encoded by the exons ATGGTGGAGCCCGGTGACACGGCAACCCTCTCGATGGCCACACCTGCGGCCCCGCTTGTGCGGCCAAACACGCTGCTGCCACCAGAGAAGGAACCGGTACACTTCCAGATCAACTTGATCGGCGCACCGCCCGAAGTGGAACAGCTGATCGAGCATATCAAAGGCGTTGCGGAGCAGTTTCTCTACCACTGGAAAACATTTCCGATCA ATTTGCCTACTCCGCTCTCGGTCAGCCCGGGCGGCGGCGTTGGCAATGGCGGAGGCGGCATCAGCGGCGGCGGGGGAAATTCCGGAGGGGGTACCGGCGGAATGCTCATAGCTAgcggcaacaacaacaacaacaatagcaCGGCCAGCAGCAATCGGAAGTCACGCCCGATCAATCTGCGTGATCTTTTCATTGCGCCACCGTTCGATGAACTGGATGCCGTGGCGGCGGACGGATCCGGCGAACCGAGGCTGCTCAACAACAACCAGTTGCGATCGCTACGTGAACGAGG CTTGCAAAAGGACAAATTTGGAAAACCGAAGAAATTGAATTTGGAACAATTGGACTCGATACAGTTGACCGG TGAGTTCGAGGTGCCGAGTTTGAACTTTCCCGGCCAGATGCACCGCTGGCGACTGTCCCAGCTGCTGCAGAAGGGCTCCGAGCGGACGGGCGACTCGCTGCTCGGCGATTTGGCCATTTCGGCGCGCTTTCTGGTCATCACCGCGATGGGCCGGCTGTTTGGTAACTTTTTCTCGGTTGCTCACGCCGCCCGGGCCCTGCTGCACGGGTTGATTAAGCTTATCGATATGATAGTGG gTGTCCCGTCCTTGTTGGCACACAATCTAGACAACAAGATTAAAGAAGAGCGTTGTCGCTTCCTGGTGGCTGAACTAGTTTGTAGG AATGAATTCGAAGACTGCATGGATGCTCTCTGTGGCTACGTCCGGCACCAGCTCCGGCGCGCCACCATGGAAAAGTTCGACGTCAACTGCCAGCAGGCCCAACCGGTGCCGTACCTGTACGTGACGCCCAAGGGACAGGACATCGATCTGCGGCTGTTTTCCAAAGACATAATGCGCAAGGCACTGCCCATCCTCGTGGGAATTCTGGAGAAGGAAACGCGCGGCTGGTTTCTGCACTTTCGCGAGCGGTTAATTGCCGAGCTGCGAGAGCGCAAAATGACCGACGCCGAAATCGAGGAAGAAGTAAACGACGCCGTGATGAAGGAATATCTGCAGCGCGTGTACACGTCCATTCTGTCGAACAGCGATTTGGCGGACCTGGGCGATGCCGTTCCGCAGCTGTTGGTGCAGCAAGCGCAATCGGTTGTTATCATGCACAA AGCTGTCGACAAAATTCAGAAGGAATTGAAGAAATCACGCGACGAACATAAAAAGCAGCTCCAGGAGCAGCACCCGGTGCTGTCTCGGATTGCGCCGTGGTTGCGCGCCAAGCTCGAAGCCGGCGAGCAGAGTAAGCTGTCGAAGATCACCTGGGGAGCGCACGAGGAGGCGCTTAAGATTGCTCAAAAGCTAAACCTGCACCAGACGATATACTTTCTCAATCGAGATATGGCGTTCATGAAGGAG CGGGAGCCGGTTCTCCTAAAGGAGCTGAAGAACGCCAAAACACCCACGCGCAACTTCCAGTGGGCCTGCCGAATTTGGTCGCCCAAGGCGTGGATAATCCGGCGCAGCTTCCAGGGCCACTCGGAGGTTATACCGACCGTAATTACGCAGCAGGCCACGTCCATAGTTACCCCACGATCCGATCCTAGTCAACCGGTATTCTTGGTGGAGAAGGAACTGGTGCGCTCGACCAGCACCCGATGGCCAATGTGGCGCCTGCTGAACCTGTTCCAACGCACTTGGACTTGGACGTGGAATATGATGTTCTTGCTGG TGATCGTACCGTGGTGCAGTCCGCTTGGCTTGCGAGCGCTCTTCTGCGTGAAACCATTCATGGCGGACCTGGAACTATCGCAGGTCAACGGGACCTTGTTTCCCCGCAAGACCAGCATCACTCAGACCATGTGCTCGAGGTTGGTTGAGCTGTGGCGACACATTTCCAAAGCGAGAACCCATTTCGAAACGGAACCGGACACGGGCTTTGTCGGAAAGGGCATGACCCGGCACTTGAATCGTCTGTACAACTATTTCATAAAAGGTTTCCTAGGATCGCTGCTCATATTGATACTGTTTCCATTGGTGTGCATTAGCATTAGCGTTAGCAGCATTGCCTTCGCGATTGCAGCTCCGTTGTGGATGCCCTTCATCACCGTCACGCTGCACTTGTACATGATGCTGGTGTACGATCTGGATTGTCCGGACGAGAGTCGTCGAAATCGGTACTCCATATTCCTAGAGGCGGTCGTTTGGAACATCATAACGCAAGGCTTCCTGCAGCCTTTGCTTGCCCTTATGGTTGCCACGTTCATCTGCCCGTTGGTGTCCGTTGTGGTTTTGTTCATCGGCGTGGCCCGCTACTGGATTCGGCTGTTCTGGGACTCGATCACGTTTCATCTGTTTATCAAAAAGTGCGGCCGAGTGCCGGCCAGTGACAGCTTAGCTGTGCGGCGCATCGCCGGGCCCGGTCTGCTGTTGGACTATTACTTTTCGATCAAACCCGAGCAAGCACTGGCGGCTTTCGAGGCCAAGATGGAGCTTGACGAGCTGCAG GCATATCAGCACTCGATGGAAACGGTCATCTGCCAGCCGCAGAAGGATTTTAGCCAGTTTGTGGAGGCCTGCTTTGGGCCGTTTTCCGCACAACTGTCCAAAACGGTCGGCCCGTATCGGCAGCTGGAACGCGAAGGCCAGGACCTGATGACTTCGCTGCACGAAAAGCTGGAAAAAAGACGCCGCGATCTGCAAACCGGACTGACCACGGCGGTCAAGTCCCGCATCAAGCTGAACACAATGGAGCTGAAGATCGTGATCCAGCAGTCGGCGTACATGCTGGAGCGGTTCTACCCGGCGCACGTCATTGCGCGGCTTTCCATCAGCGAGGACGAGTTTTGGGATGCCAAG GGACTCTCCGTGGGTGACTGGGCCGGACTAGCGGGAATGCTGTACGCGGACATCTTCAGCCTGGACTTTTTAACCCCGCTGTCGGAGACGGACACGCAATTTAAGCTGGAACCGCACACGCAGCTGGATCTGTTCCGTTACACCGAGATGGTACAAAACACCAGCGACATCATGGGCATCAACGGGCCCGACCTGCTGGGGAATGTGTACGCAC CGGGTAACATTCAGGTGCACTCGCCGTACTTGGAGGTGTCCGCGTTTAATCCGCGCTCGCGCGTCATGATCAACTCGCGGAGGGCCGAGAAACGGAA TGACACCTCATCGTGTTTGACCACGCCACGGGTGAGAGCGCGGCGGTCGCCGATACCGATGCCGAAGTCACACAGCAGTTGGAAGCCTTGGAAGCGGAAACAGACCAAGAAGCATGCCTCGGACAAGCTGTTGATTCCGCTGCCGATACCGCATCCGGTCCACATAGCCATATCAATCTACAACCGTGATTCGGATCATCCAATCCCGATCGAGTCCGACATTTGCTGGGACATTTTGCGATCGATCGAGGAGTGTCAGGGTGACTTGGAGGCGCTCGTACGCTTCCGGGAGGCGGGTGTCGACGGGAACCGTTCCGTTGGAATCAGCGTTGATGGGCTGGCCGCGATCGATTCCAGCATCGACTCGCTAGATTCGGGCTCGTCAAATTCGGGGACCAAAGATAGTATGGACATGATTGCCGGGGCCAGCGAAACGCTGCCGTGCACAAACCGGGAGGTTACCATAATTATGCCATCGAATGCCAACGGGGACGAGCTGGACAACGGAGTCGAAGACGGCAAGAGTACGGACGAAGGTGACGAGGATGGACCGACGGCTCCGACGCACTTCCACTGGACGTTGCGGAACTGGGGCGGCGGAAATGGTGCCCAGTCGGTTGCGGCCGCACGCCGTCGGAACACGAGCTATACCTACAGTACCAGTGGCACCAGCGGCGGCCCCGGAAACATCAACAGCGCCAGCACCATCTCGCAGAACGACACCCAGCTCGAGCAGATTCGTGTCGATCTGGCCAGCCCGGAGGACATCTCTCTGGACACGGACAGCTCGCGGGCTGTTTTCAGCGCTGCTTACGGAACTACAGTTTAA